One stretch of Prochlorococcus marinus XMU1402 DNA includes these proteins:
- the hisD gene encoding histidinol dehydrogenase, with translation MKIVSNKKEAFQELRRISNRTNLENNTKINLIVEEILQDVKTNGDIAVEKYTKKFDGFNPKPMQIKANDLKDAWNRIDSNLKCALQVAHKRIKKFHEKEIPSSFSIKGEHGDTVQRIWRPVKNAGIYIPGGRAAYPSTVLMNAIPAKVAGVEEIIMVSPGNREGRVDETVLAAAYLSGINKVFRIGGAQAIGALAFGTKQIDKVDVISGPGNIYVTTAKKLIYGSTGIDSLAGPSEILIIADETAKSTHIASDLLAQAEHDPLASSILLTTSQEQAKEVLKDVYKKIDDHPRKEICMESIKNWGLIAICENHESCIELSNNFAPEHLEILAFDPKKILDGIENAGAIFLGKWTPEAVGDYLAGPNHTLPTSGNSRFSGSLGVETFMKNTSIIEFNEESLKVNSLDIINLAKSEGLHSHANSVQIRFKD, from the coding sequence ATGAAGATCGTAAGTAATAAAAAAGAAGCTTTCCAAGAACTACGAAGGATCTCTAATAGAACTAATTTAGAAAACAATACCAAGATAAATTTAATTGTCGAAGAAATTCTTCAAGATGTAAAAACTAATGGAGATATAGCTGTAGAAAAATATACAAAAAAGTTTGATGGTTTCAATCCTAAACCTATGCAAATAAAGGCGAATGATTTAAAAGATGCATGGAATAGAATTGATAGCAATTTAAAGTGCGCACTTCAGGTAGCACATAAAAGAATTAAGAAATTCCATGAAAAAGAAATTCCATCATCCTTCTCTATAAAAGGTGAACATGGTGATACAGTTCAAAGAATATGGAGGCCAGTAAAAAATGCAGGAATTTATATTCCTGGAGGCAGAGCTGCTTATCCAAGTACAGTATTAATGAATGCGATACCTGCAAAAGTAGCTGGTGTAGAAGAAATTATCATGGTATCTCCAGGTAATAGAGAAGGAAGGGTTGATGAAACTGTTTTAGCTGCAGCTTACTTATCAGGAATTAATAAAGTTTTTAGAATTGGAGGAGCTCAAGCAATTGGAGCTTTAGCATTTGGTACAAAACAAATTGATAAAGTCGATGTTATTTCAGGTCCAGGTAACATTTATGTAACTACCGCCAAAAAATTAATTTACGGTTCTACAGGTATTGATTCCTTAGCAGGTCCAAGTGAGATATTAATTATTGCAGATGAAACCGCAAAAAGTACTCATATAGCCTCTGATTTACTTGCACAAGCAGAACATGATCCCTTAGCTTCATCAATACTTCTGACTACATCACAAGAGCAAGCTAAAGAAGTTTTAAAAGACGTTTATAAAAAAATAGATGATCATCCAAGAAAAGAAATTTGTATGGAATCAATAAAAAATTGGGGATTAATTGCTATTTGTGAAAATCATGAATCATGTATTGAACTAAGCAATAACTTTGCTCCAGAGCATCTAGAAATTTTAGCTTTTGATCCAAAAAAGATTCTTGACGGTATAGAGAATGCAGGAGCAATATTTTTAGGAAAATGGACACCCGAAGCAGTAGGAGATTACCTGGCCGGACCAAATCATACTTTACCTACATCAGGAAATTCAAGGTTTAGTGGATCTTTAGGAGTTGAAACTTTTATGAAAAATACTTCAATAATAGAATTTAATGAAGAAAGTTTAAAAGTTAACAGTCTTGATATTATTAACCTTGCTAAAAGTGAAGGATTACATAGTCACGCCAATTCAGTACAAATAAGGTTTAAGGATTAG
- the rpiA gene encoding ribose-5-phosphate isomerase RpiA has protein sequence MDSQTQMKKIVADAAIQEVKSHMILGLGSGSTAALMIKSLADNIRSGKLQNIRGVATSFQSEVLALQLDIPLIDLASVSQIDLAIDGADEVDPRFQLIKGGGACHVREKLVASKANKLLIVVDETKLVQNLNRSFPLPVEVLPNAWKQVQESISKMNGISTLRMATKKAGPIVTDQGNLILDVLFNDGIKNPKEIEMTINNIPGVLENGLFVDLTDKVLVGKIENNIPVVFSPSKVG, from the coding sequence TTGGATTCACAAACTCAGATGAAAAAAATAGTTGCTGATGCAGCAATTCAAGAGGTTAAAAGTCACATGATCCTTGGATTAGGATCTGGATCTACAGCCGCTCTTATGATAAAAAGTCTCGCTGATAATATTCGTTCTGGAAAACTGCAAAATATAAGAGGTGTTGCAACTTCCTTTCAGTCAGAAGTTTTAGCACTTCAACTCGATATCCCACTTATTGATTTAGCTTCTGTTTCTCAAATCGATTTAGCTATTGATGGAGCAGATGAAGTTGATCCTAGATTTCAATTGATAAAAGGGGGAGGAGCATGCCATGTCAGGGAAAAGTTAGTTGCATCTAAGGCTAATAAATTGCTAATTGTTGTTGACGAAACCAAACTTGTACAAAATTTAAATCGATCTTTTCCCTTGCCGGTAGAGGTTCTTCCCAATGCTTGGAAACAAGTGCAGGAATCGATTTCAAAAATGAATGGTATATCTACTCTAAGAATGGCCACCAAAAAAGCAGGCCCGATAGTGACTGATCAAGGTAACTTAATTTTAGATGTATTGTTTAATGATGGTATTAAGAATCCAAAAGAGATTGAAATGACTATAAATAATATTCCGGGTGTATTAGAAAACGGATTGTTTGTTGATCTTACAGACAAAGTATTGGTTGGTAAAATTGAAAACAATATTCCAGTTGTTTTTTCTCCCTCAAAAGTGGGCTAA
- a CDS encoding trypsin-like peptidase domain-containing protein, with the protein MKKLKIKFINLIQIAIISSFYLLNFFQNAEALASNSYESHNFVSSAVKNVGPAVVKIDTERLVERQQFDPTLLDPLLRDLLGEQGINPERERGQGSGVIINDNGLVLTNAHVVERVDDVSVTLADGTICDGQVLGTDAVTDLALVKIEESTFSSFAPLGNSEDLEVGDWAIALGTPYGLEKTVTLGIISSLHRDINSLGFSDKRLDLIQTDAAINPGNSGGPLINSDGEVIGINTLVRSGPGAGLGFAIPINLAKSVSDQLLKNGEVIHPYLGVQLISLNPRIAKEHNQDPNSLVQLPERNGALIQSVIPNSPAEKAGLRRGDLVIAAENISIDEPKALLDEVEKAQIGKIFLLNVLRDNKEIQINIKPEPLPGLT; encoded by the coding sequence ATGAAGAAGCTAAAGATTAAATTTATTAATTTAATCCAAATTGCCATTATTTCTAGTTTTTATTTACTTAATTTTTTTCAAAATGCTGAAGCTTTAGCTTCTAATTCTTATGAAAGTCATAATTTTGTTTCATCTGCAGTTAAAAATGTTGGACCTGCAGTTGTAAAAATTGATACTGAGCGATTGGTTGAGAGACAACAATTTGATCCAACTTTACTAGATCCTCTTTTAAGGGATTTACTTGGAGAGCAAGGAATTAATCCTGAGAGAGAGAGAGGTCAAGGTTCTGGGGTGATTATTAATGATAATGGTTTGGTTCTTACTAATGCTCATGTTGTAGAGAGAGTTGATGATGTTTCAGTAACTTTGGCAGATGGAACTATTTGTGATGGACAAGTTTTGGGAACAGATGCAGTAACTGATTTGGCTTTAGTAAAAATTGAGGAATCTACCTTTTCTAGTTTTGCTCCACTTGGAAATTCTGAAGATCTCGAAGTTGGAGATTGGGCAATTGCTTTAGGCACGCCCTATGGTCTAGAAAAAACAGTTACCTTAGGGATTATAAGTAGCCTACATAGGGACATTAATAGTCTTGGGTTTTCAGATAAAAGGCTTGATCTTATACAGACTGATGCGGCAATTAATCCAGGGAATTCTGGAGGTCCGCTTATTAATTCAGATGGTGAGGTAATAGGTATTAACACATTGGTGAGAAGCGGCCCAGGGGCAGGTCTAGGATTCGCAATACCTATTAATTTAGCTAAAAGCGTTTCAGATCAGCTTCTTAAAAATGGGGAAGTTATACATCCATATTTAGGAGTTCAATTGATTTCTTTAAATCCTAGAATTGCTAAAGAACATAATCAAGATCCTAACTCACTAGTTCAATTACCTGAAAGAAATGGAGCTTTAATTCAATCAGTCATACCTAATAGTCCTGCTGAAAAAGCCGGTTTAAGAAGAGGAGATTTAGTAATAGCAGCTGAAAATATCTCTATAGATGAACCTAAGGCTTTGCTAGACGAAGTAGAAAAAGCTCAGATAGGTAAGATATTTCTCTTAAATGTTTTAAGAGATAATAAAGAGATACAAATTAATATCAAACCAGAACCACTCCCAGGTTTGACATAA
- the rimP gene encoding ribosome maturation factor RimP has translation MNKENQRKLETLLKRVASVRDFEICSFKIKTNQNPIAIEIIIKKTNEDDISLDDCALFNSPASEEIENSNLLNCSYVLEISSQGVSDELTSERDFKTFKGFPVNVELNQKNSKIKFLNGLLYEKSKDYLAINIKGKIKKIPLDEVLKISLCTLKD, from the coding sequence TTGAATAAAGAAAACCAACGTAAATTGGAAACTCTGTTAAAAAGAGTGGCCAGTGTAAGGGATTTCGAAATCTGCAGTTTTAAAATAAAAACTAATCAAAATCCAATCGCTATAGAAATTATTATAAAAAAAACTAATGAAGATGATATTTCACTTGATGATTGTGCGCTTTTTAATAGCCCAGCATCTGAAGAAATAGAAAATTCAAATCTTTTAAATTGTTCATATGTGTTAGAAATTAGTAGTCAAGGGGTCAGTGATGAATTAACCTCAGAAAGAGACTTCAAAACTTTTAAGGGTTTTCCAGTTAATGTTGAGTTAAACCAGAAGAATTCAAAAATTAAATTTCTGAATGGTTTACTTTATGAAAAGTCTAAAGATTATTTAGCCATTAACATAAAAGGTAAGATAAAAAAAATCCCTTTGGATGAAGTACTTAAAATTAGTCTTTGTACATTGAAAGATTAA
- the nusA gene encoding transcription termination factor NusA, translated as MALVILPGLNNLIEDISEEKKLPPNIVEAALRDALLKGYEKYRKTFYIGINEDPFDEEYFSNFDVGLDLDEEGYRILSSKIIVEEVESEDHQISLVEVKQVADDAQIGDTVVLDVTPEKDDFGRMAAATTKQVLAQKLRDQQRKMIQEEFADLEDPVLTARVIRFERQSVIMGVSSGIGRPEVEAELPKRDQLPNDNYRANATFKVFLKEVSEIARKGPQLFVSRANAGLVVYLFENEVPEIQEGTVKIVAVSREANPPSRAVGPRTKVAVDSVEQEVDPVGACIGARGARIQQVVNELRGEKIDVIKWSSDPIQYILNSLSPAKVDLVRLVDPAGQHAHVLVPPDQLSLAIGREGQNVRLAARLTGWKIDVKNSHEYDQEAEDAAVSELITQREDEENLQREAELRLEAEQAERAAEDARLRELYPLPEDDEEYGEEQYDGEPLSANDQFEASQGGELPTYEERQR; from the coding sequence ATGGCATTAGTTATTCTCCCAGGCTTAAACAATCTTATTGAAGATATTAGTGAGGAAAAAAAGTTACCTCCTAATATCGTAGAAGCAGCATTGCGCGATGCTTTGTTAAAAGGATACGAAAAATATAGAAAAACTTTTTACATTGGAATTAACGAAGATCCATTTGATGAAGAATACTTCAGTAATTTTGATGTTGGACTAGATCTAGATGAAGAAGGTTATCGAATATTATCGAGTAAAATAATTGTTGAAGAAGTTGAAAGTGAAGATCATCAAATATCATTAGTAGAGGTTAAACAAGTGGCCGATGATGCGCAAATAGGTGACACAGTAGTTTTAGACGTCACCCCTGAAAAAGATGATTTTGGGAGAATGGCTGCTGCAACAACAAAGCAAGTTTTAGCCCAAAAATTAAGAGATCAACAAAGAAAAATGATCCAGGAAGAATTTGCAGATTTAGAAGATCCTGTTTTAACAGCAAGAGTCATAAGATTTGAGAGGCAATCAGTCATTATGGGAGTTAGTTCAGGTATTGGTAGACCTGAAGTTGAAGCAGAACTTCCTAAGAGAGATCAATTACCAAATGATAATTACCGGGCAAATGCAACTTTTAAAGTATTTTTGAAAGAAGTTAGCGAAATAGCAAGAAAAGGGCCACAACTTTTTGTAAGCAGAGCAAATGCTGGTTTAGTAGTTTATTTATTTGAAAATGAAGTACCGGAAATTCAAGAAGGTACAGTAAAAATAGTTGCTGTTTCAAGAGAAGCAAACCCTCCTTCAAGAGCTGTTGGGCCAAGAACTAAAGTAGCTGTTGATAGTGTCGAGCAAGAAGTAGATCCTGTAGGTGCATGTATTGGCGCTAGAGGAGCGAGAATACAACAAGTAGTTAATGAATTAAGAGGAGAAAAAATTGATGTTATTAAATGGTCATCTGATCCAATTCAGTATATTTTAAACTCTTTAAGTCCTGCGAAAGTTGATCTTGTGAGACTAGTTGACCCAGCAGGACAACATGCACACGTACTAGTTCCTCCTGATCAATTGAGTCTCGCAATTGGTAGAGAAGGTCAAAATGTTAGACTTGCTGCCAGATTAACTGGTTGGAAGATTGATGTTAAAAACTCACATGAATACGATCAGGAAGCAGAGGATGCTGCAGTTTCCGAATTAATTACTCAAAGGGAAGATGAAGAAAATCTCCAACGAGAAGCTGAGCTAAGATTAGAAGCAGAACAAGCTGAACGTGCTGCAGAAGATGCAAGATTAAGAGAACTTTATCCCCTTCCTGAAGATGACGAAGAATATGGAGAAGAACAATATGATGGTGAGCCTTTATCAGCTAATGATCAATTTGAGGCCTCTCAAGGTGGTGAACTACCTACTTACGAGGAAAGACAACGGTGA
- a CDS encoding YlxR family protein — MRICISCRKTYDRKNLFKITKDHKQGIMLQKGMGRSAYICKSTKCYSDSKIKKKLQKALKTFLEPEFIDIFEKEIASYNDQPNKRI, encoded by the coding sequence ATGCGTATTTGCATTTCATGCAGGAAAACCTACGACAGGAAAAATCTTTTTAAGATTACCAAAGATCATAAGCAAGGCATCATGCTTCAAAAAGGTATGGGTCGTTCAGCTTATATCTGTAAGTCAACAAAGTGTTATTCAGATTCAAAGATCAAAAAAAAGCTTCAAAAAGCTTTAAAAACATTTTTAGAACCTGAATTTATTGATATTTTTGAAAAAGAAATTGCAAGCTACAATGACCAGCCCAATAAGAGAATATAA
- the infB gene encoding translation initiation factor IF-2, whose protein sequence is MTISDKIRIYELSRDLNLENKDILDAAQKLSISVKSHSSSITAEDANKIKSLINKKNSDKKILSINKPSFKEETSKQKKDDKSPFSSSTKGEGSLKNNSNKKPLLIKPLNKPEAPKNILNQSKNVNKPTIISTNSQTKTNLRNPNLNNKPSQNFNRDKKNTFSNTTTPPIKSPAKPSIQLIEKPKNIINYKTNKNVYNSEDKRQLLNRSDQNKNRPKSKNLDNKKNTPELVGAPIRRDETKLNPNKQNSNNKQNVSFKQSNPNRLGAPNRAGSFNRQGNPNRTGAPNRPGAPNRTGAPNRPGAQNRPGSFNRQGNPNRTGSPNRPNGNFRQSDFNRPGSKLNSQKPTGIRKPVSPNELLRIQKTNKSEKDKLSKKVNEKPTIDTSKQKAKAPNSRPNSALNSKKPPNRAFSNSSKKPGRTDWDDSAKLEALRNKNPQKQRQKVHIIGENDDPLTSETSGYSGEKVSILSASLARPKKEKASEPKSQKSLKQFKKKKKESTRQRQKRRAMELKAAKEAKQVRPEMIIVPEDNLTVQELADKLSLESSEIIKSLFFKGITATVTQSLDLATIEAVAEEFGVPVLQDDVKEAAEKTVDMIESDDIDSLIKRPPVITVMGHVDHGKTSLLDSIRESRVASGEAGGITQHIGAYQVEFEHESKKKKLTFLDTPGHEAFTAMRARGTKVTDVAVLVVAADDGCRPQTLEAISHARAAKVPIVVAINKIDKEGASPERVKQELSEKDLIAEDWGGDTVMVPVSAIKKQNIDKLLEMILLVSEVEDLQANPERSAKGTVIEAHLDKAKGPVATLLVQNGTLKSGDVLAAGSVLGKIRAMVDEHGNRIKEAGPSFPVEALGFSEVPTAGDEFEVYPDEKTARAIVGDRATDARATKLAQQMASRRVSLSSLSTQANDGELKELNLILKADVQGSVEAILGSLEQLPKNEVQVRVLFSAPGEITETDIDLAAASGSVIIGFNTSLASGAKRAADTNDVDIREYEVIYKLLEDIQLAMEGLLEPDLVEESLGKAEVRATFAVGKGAIAGCYIQTGKLQRNCSLRVIRSEKIIFEGNLDSLKRSKDDVKEVNTGFECGVGCDKFSSWTEGDIIEAFKFVTKKRTLTQ, encoded by the coding sequence ATGACTATCAGCGACAAAATAAGAATATATGAACTTTCCAGAGACTTAAATCTGGAAAATAAAGATATATTGGATGCCGCCCAAAAACTCTCAATTTCTGTCAAAAGTCATAGTAGTTCTATAACGGCAGAAGATGCAAATAAAATAAAAAGTCTTATTAATAAAAAAAATTCAGATAAAAAAATACTTTCTATTAATAAACCGTCTTTTAAAGAGGAGACCTCCAAGCAAAAGAAAGATGATAAATCTCCTTTTTCCTCCTCTACAAAAGGAGAAGGATCTCTCAAAAATAATTCAAATAAAAAGCCCTTATTAATAAAACCTCTTAATAAACCCGAGGCTCCAAAAAACATTTTAAATCAATCCAAAAATGTAAACAAACCTACTATTATCAGCACAAATTCACAAACCAAAACAAATCTTCGAAATCCGAATTTAAATAATAAACCTTCGCAAAATTTTAACCGAGATAAAAAAAATACTTTCAGCAATACCACAACTCCACCCATCAAAAGTCCTGCAAAACCATCTATTCAACTAATTGAAAAACCTAAAAATATAATTAATTATAAAACTAACAAAAACGTCTATAACTCAGAAGACAAAAGACAATTATTAAACAGATCTGATCAAAATAAGAACAGACCTAAATCAAAAAATCTTGATAATAAAAAAAATACTCCTGAGCTCGTTGGAGCTCCGATAAGGAGAGACGAAACAAAGTTAAACCCCAATAAGCAAAATTCTAATAATAAACAAAACGTTTCTTTTAAACAATCTAACCCCAACAGACTTGGTGCTCCAAACAGAGCTGGCTCATTCAATAGACAGGGCAATCCTAATAGAACTGGGGCTCCAAACAGACCTGGGGCTCCAAACAGAACTGGGGCTCCAAACAGACCTGGCGCCCAAAACAGACCTGGCTCATTCAATAGACAGGGCAATCCTAATAGAACTGGAAGCCCAAATCGTCCTAATGGTAATTTCAGACAAAGCGATTTTAATAGGCCTGGTTCTAAACTCAATAGCCAAAAGCCCACTGGGATTAGGAAACCTGTTTCTCCTAATGAACTTTTACGGATTCAAAAAACTAATAAATCCGAGAAAGACAAACTAAGTAAAAAGGTTAACGAAAAACCGACTATAGATACATCTAAACAGAAGGCTAAGGCTCCTAATAGTCGTCCAAATAGTGCCCTAAACTCTAAAAAACCACCCAATAGAGCATTTTCAAATAGTTCAAAAAAACCAGGCAGGACAGATTGGGACGATAGCGCGAAACTAGAGGCATTAAGAAATAAAAATCCACAGAAACAAAGACAGAAAGTTCATATTATTGGAGAGAATGATGATCCACTAACTTCAGAAACAAGTGGATACTCAGGTGAAAAAGTTTCAATACTATCAGCCAGTTTAGCCCGGCCAAAGAAAGAGAAAGCTTCTGAACCTAAATCTCAAAAATCTTTAAAACAATTTAAGAAGAAGAAAAAAGAGTCCACAAGACAAAGGCAGAAAAGAAGAGCTATGGAATTAAAGGCCGCAAAAGAGGCTAAGCAGGTAAGACCTGAAATGATAATAGTTCCCGAAGATAATTTAACGGTTCAAGAATTAGCAGATAAGCTAAGTCTTGAAAGTTCTGAAATAATTAAATCTCTTTTCTTTAAAGGAATAACAGCAACCGTAACTCAATCACTTGACTTAGCCACTATTGAAGCAGTAGCAGAAGAATTTGGAGTACCTGTTTTGCAAGATGATGTAAAAGAAGCTGCTGAAAAAACGGTAGATATGATTGAATCTGATGATATTGATAGTTTAATAAAAAGGCCTCCTGTTATCACAGTAATGGGGCATGTAGATCATGGCAAAACAAGTCTTTTAGATTCCATTAGAGAATCTAGAGTAGCTTCAGGAGAGGCAGGAGGAATAACTCAACATATAGGAGCTTATCAAGTTGAATTTGAGCATGAATCTAAAAAGAAAAAATTAACTTTCCTCGATACTCCTGGTCATGAAGCCTTTACTGCGATGCGAGCAAGGGGTACCAAAGTAACTGATGTAGCTGTACTTGTAGTAGCGGCAGATGATGGTTGTAGACCTCAAACACTTGAAGCTATTAGTCATGCAAGGGCTGCAAAAGTACCAATTGTTGTTGCAATAAATAAAATTGATAAAGAAGGTGCATCTCCAGAAAGAGTCAAGCAAGAACTCTCAGAAAAAGATTTAATTGCTGAAGATTGGGGAGGAGATACTGTTATGGTTCCAGTCAGTGCAATTAAAAAACAAAATATTGATAAATTGCTTGAAATGATTTTATTAGTTTCAGAAGTTGAAGATCTGCAAGCCAACCCTGAAAGATCGGCAAAAGGTACTGTAATTGAAGCCCATCTAGATAAAGCCAAAGGTCCAGTAGCGACTTTATTAGTACAAAATGGTACTTTGAAATCTGGAGATGTTCTAGCTGCAGGTTCAGTACTTGGGAAAATTAGAGCAATGGTTGATGAACATGGTAATAGAATTAAAGAGGCTGGACCATCATTCCCTGTCGAAGCATTAGGCTTTAGTGAAGTTCCAACAGCAGGAGATGAATTTGAAGTCTACCCGGATGAGAAAACTGCTCGAGCTATTGTTGGAGATAGAGCTACAGATGCTAGAGCTACAAAATTAGCTCAGCAAATGGCTTCGAGAAGAGTAAGCTTATCATCTTTATCGACACAAGCAAATGATGGGGAATTAAAAGAATTAAACTTAATTCTTAAAGCTGATGTTCAAGGGAGTGTTGAAGCGATATTAGGATCGCTAGAACAATTGCCAAAAAATGAAGTTCAAGTGAGAGTTTTATTCTCTGCACCAGGAGAAATAACTGAAACCGATATAGATCTTGCAGCTGCGTCAGGGTCAGTAATCATTGGATTTAATACCTCATTGGCATCTGGTGCAAAGAGAGCAGCTGATACAAATGATGTTGACATAAGAGAATACGAAGTCATCTACAAACTTTTAGAAGATATTCAATTGGCTATGGAAGGCCTACTAGAGCCCGATCTTGTAGAGGAATCATTGGGCAAAGCAGAAGTAAGAGCAACTTTTGCAGTTGGCAAAGGAGCTATCGCTGGCTGTTATATACAAACTGGAAAGTTACAAAGGAATTGCTCTCTAAGAGTTATTAGATCAGAAAAAATAATTTTTGAGGGTAATTTAGACTCTCTAAAAAGGTCAAAAGATGATGTAAAAGAAGTAAATACAGGATTTGAATGTGGAGTTGGTTGCGATAAATTCTCTTCGTGGACAGAAGGAGACATAATTGAAGCATTCAAATTTGTTACTAAAAAGCGTACATTAACTCAATAA
- a CDS encoding DUF3493 domain-containing protein, which produces MSKIDPELKKKLLKESQAPFKGLRKILWIAFSGSAFLGLLIMLSKIASGSELQQNNLLIQLCACILFPTLLILDKDKN; this is translated from the coding sequence ATGTCAAAAATAGATCCTGAATTAAAAAAGAAATTACTTAAGGAATCTCAAGCTCCTTTTAAGGGATTAAGGAAAATATTATGGATTGCTTTTAGTGGTTCAGCATTTTTAGGACTTCTAATTATGCTTTCCAAAATTGCAAGCGGCAGTGAATTACAACAAAATAATCTTTTAATTCAACTTTGTGCCTGTATACTATTTCCCACTTTATTAATTCTTGATAAGGATAAAAATTAA
- a CDS encoding ArnT family glycosyltransferase produces the protein MISKIFKSKYLFKLLIFIPLIIYFGKRSYIAFDEGFYALQARWILDKGNWTIPLWWDEYVLDRTIGLQFLIAKSQDIFGRNMFSAYLPTTTAAILMLFITYKLHEEFFNKKYAIISPLLLATTYIWFDYSHLASQDIIFSCLVTIGVFSLVKVKSKDNKFYILLFGIWIGLSFMMKTFLVCVPLLSLLPYLYKKKKILFSKFFWIGLLIGFAPFLFWSLSINPYLEKNIIFYLFEKFNILSNKNTFTNPIYYYFWNIPVTYLPWSIFGIIGIIHNLYERKENKYILAFFPLILIAILSIFSTKTPYYTLQISSILTLNSYVGIKCLFNSEKYKSTLIFVSSKIIPFLLVSITLIYYFFFKNTNNFNSKENAFLILGLLFFGLSWTFIKHKNSFKEILITLIIGPYLLTSFLLQSGLFTDRSREIREKMEYVSSLDVVKNRQIKVDKSGIKNPRSQSKIIKISLLTPILGESLESIDQLNKSELAWSTEFKDIKNNNSDYEIIYENDVLQPWKLILKKK, from the coding sequence ATGATTAGTAAAATTTTTAAATCTAAATATCTTTTTAAACTATTAATTTTTATCCCTCTAATTATTTATTTTGGCAAAAGAAGTTACATCGCTTTTGATGAAGGATTTTATGCATTACAAGCAAGATGGATACTAGATAAAGGCAACTGGACAATTCCTCTTTGGTGGGATGAATATGTTTTAGATAGGACAATAGGGTTGCAATTTTTAATTGCAAAGTCTCAAGACATCTTTGGAAGAAATATGTTTTCCGCATATCTGCCCACAACAACTGCTGCAATATTGATGCTATTTATAACTTACAAGTTACATGAAGAATTTTTTAATAAAAAATATGCAATTATATCTCCACTCTTACTTGCCACTACATATATATGGTTTGACTACTCACACCTAGCTAGTCAAGACATTATTTTTTCATGTTTGGTTACAATTGGAGTATTTTCCTTAGTCAAAGTAAAAAGTAAAGATAATAAATTTTATATTCTGCTTTTTGGTATTTGGATTGGTTTGTCTTTTATGATGAAAACTTTTCTAGTATGTGTACCTTTATTATCACTTTTACCTTATTTATATAAAAAAAAGAAAATTTTATTTAGTAAGTTCTTTTGGATTGGTCTACTTATTGGATTTGCTCCGTTTTTATTTTGGTCATTATCTATTAACCCTTATTTAGAGAAAAATATTATTTTTTACTTATTCGAAAAGTTTAATATTCTTTCCAATAAAAATACTTTTACAAATCCTATTTATTATTACTTTTGGAATATACCCGTAACATATCTACCATGGAGTATTTTTGGAATCATAGGCATAATACATAATTTGTATGAACGCAAAGAGAATAAATATATACTTGCCTTTTTTCCCTTAATCTTGATTGCAATATTAAGTATTTTTTCTACAAAGACTCCATATTATACTCTACAAATTTCATCTATTTTGACACTAAATTCTTATGTTGGAATTAAATGTTTATTTAATTCTGAAAAATATAAATCTACTTTAATATTTGTATCTTCGAAAATAATTCCATTCTTATTAGTCTCAATTACATTAATTTATTATTTTTTCTTTAAAAATACAAATAACTTTAACTCCAAGGAAAATGCATTTCTAATTCTTGGATTATTATTTTTTGGACTATCGTGGACATTTATAAAACATAAAAACTCATTTAAAGAAATATTAATAACACTCATCATTGGGCCTTACTTACTGACTTCATTCCTTTTACAATCAGGATTATTTACTGATAGATCAAGAGAAATAAGAGAAAAAATGGAATACGTTTCATCCCTTGATGTCGTAAAAAATCGACAAATAAAGGTTGATAAAAGTGGAATAAAAAATCCCAGATCTCAATCAAAAATCATAAAGATTTCTTTATTAACTCCGATATTAGGTGAAAGTTTGGAAAGTATTGATCAGTTAAATAAGTCAGAATTGGCATGGTCCACCGAATTTAAAGATATAAAAAACAATAATTCTGATTATGAAATAATATACGAGAACGATGTTTTACAGCCATGGAAATTAATATTAAAAAAAAAATAA